One window of the Hoplias malabaricus isolate fHopMal1 chromosome Y, fHopMal1.hap1, whole genome shotgun sequence genome contains the following:
- the LOC136679750 gene encoding caspase b-like isoform X1, producing MLLMCTIWECTLTIRTKMVSYKLIMANQVRVQEVLLRALEDLNADELKRFQWHLVQGVLDGYPPLPKAKLEGVSVQETVNQLMQVYDDKDAMRVAEITLKRMNQNQLARILTEALVKGFIQHRVELNKGDDILP from the exons ATGCTCCTCATGTGCACTATTTGGGAGTGTACCTTAACCATAAGAACAAAGATGGTCAGTTACAAAT TGATTATGGCGAATCAGGTGCGTGTGCAGGAGGTTCTGCTGAGGGCTCTGGAGGACTTAAATGCTGATGAACTGAAAAGGTTCCAGTGGCACCTGGTGCAGGGTGTTTTGGATGGTTACCCACCTCTCCCCAAAGCCAAGttggagggggtgtcagtccaAGAGACCGTTAACCAGCTGATGCAGGTGTACGATGATAAAGATGCCATGCGTGTTGCTGAGATTACACTGAAGCGAATGAACCAAAACCAGCTGGCCCGCATCCTGACTGAGGCTCTGGTCAAAG GATTCATTCAGCATCGAGTGGAGCTCAATAAAGGAGATGACATCCTGCCCTGA
- the LOC136677913 gene encoding NACHT, LRR and PYD domains-containing protein 1 homolog encodes MPPSHLELQPKPSEFAPLSDASLGVVYASNDAGPQSSPNVDISAQNGSQVTAVILVDSTVHGDININSLSAKAEYKKMIVDMYSTVEEYNSFPGVNIHLAERFVDLLMVQKHREVNERQQEIICKGQKLHNILGKRNTDEYCTTSIHQMFCPDASGVTQRTVILQGNSGNGKSFTVQKIMLDWACGAFYTEMFDFVFHLQCKELNESEHTNLAEILSCSINAEVIAEVLRSPGKLLFLIDGFDELRPSQNSSKSLLTDPHKTASVQAILSALLQRKMLPGGFLLVTTRSTAMPILRNVLKHPYRFIEILGFTEERVKEYFKKFFKDEDDALSCKAYEYVKANHSLFTACFIPVICWIICTYIKENGIDLINGLETSTSIYVHFVSTMLKHHWQDLHDPVQDLLMSLGQLAEKGIREKKVLFEVKAVNADFVNIPFLCKIPFRKRVLSQPEFMLSFVHLSFQEFFTALYYLLLDDEESQKKTKRLLHCEDGSLSTCARDIKLQHLPIIRFVCGLCNKNVSSEFSLDMNLKQVSPSIKTLLKKWILQSIAECGHKREGKVGEGIVFIFHCLYELHEEDFVKEAIKGLEEINLGITFLTTTDCWVLLYCLQCCQRIRNLNLAQCCGITADKLRMLQPALCRCEKLCLLLEELNDADVNDLVLALGEGNTLRYLRQKKGALSEHSMKLVLDTLNKQKRLGAIELLIKSISIETALQLLNTEVTSMRLKVNEDCDDSVCSSLYVSNSDGEFRMNIIKYSPGTPPSLSRVFLTCLNPEISGTNWKEFLQVFHKINSSSEICAEFEEHLSSLMCFLRSVNGLREIDLDVLSLNEMWFSCLLSIIQTCHTLHKVKVKTKKNINEECVCSSLSMARKDCDFMLKICGYSRPPTEPSLATIFLITPHANLSTTNWKGILQPLHKINHSTEVCAEFQEGLSSLLCFLVSVKGLREINLDLFRLTERWSSYVLSVIQTCPTLQTVKVSTDMWNGLLLEEGIMFLQKSQKRSDCTLTVFGMRCQKQTDKCTLDVKGKYMMDLNCNQNVKLKF; translated from the exons ATGCCTCCGAGCCACCTCGAACTCCAGCCCAAACCTTCTGAGTTTGCCCCCCTCTCTGACGCTTCTCTGGGCGTGGTCTATGCTA GTAATGACGCAGGTCCACAAAGCTCGCCAAATGTGGACATTTCAGCTCAGAATGGAAGTCAGGTTACAGCAGTGATCCTCGTAGATTCAACTGTTCATGGAGATATCAATATTAACAGCTTAAGTGCCAAAG CTGAATATAAAAAGATGATTGTTGACATGTATTCAACGGTGGAAGAATATAATTCTTTCCCTGGTGTAAATATACACCTGGCTGAACGCTTTGTTGACCTGCTGATggtacagaaacacagagaggtgAATGAGAGACAGCAGGAGATAATCTGCAAAGGACAGAAGCTCCACAACATCTTAGGCAAAAGGAATACAGATGAATACTGTACAACAAGCATTCATCAGATGTTCTGTCCTGATGCTTCTGGAGTTACCCAAAGGACTGTCATTCTCCAGGGAAATTCTGGAAATGGGAAATCCTTCACTGTACAAAAGATCATGTTAGATTGGGCATGTGGAGCTTTCTACACAGAAATGTTTGATTTTGTCTTTCACCTGCAGTGTAAAGAGTTGAATGAATCAGAACACACAAATTTGGCAGAAATTCTTTCATGCAGCATAAATGCAGAGGTGATCGCTGAGGTCTTGCGCTCACCGGGGAAACTCCTGTTCCTCATAGATGGCTTTGATGAACTCAGACCTTCACAAAACAGCTCAAAGTCGCTACTGACTGACCCACATAAAACAGCGTCGGTCCAGGCCATCCTCAGTGCCCTGCTTCAACGAAAAATGCTCCCGGGCGGTTTTTTGCTGGTCACGACCCGGTCCACAGCTATGCCTATACTGAGAAATGTTCTCAAACACCCTTACCGTTTTATTGAAATATTGGGCTTCACTGAGGAAAGGGTGAAGGAGTACTTTAAGAAGTTCTTCAAGGATGAAGATGATGCTCTATCCTGTAAAGCCTATGAATATGTGAAGGCCAACCATAGCCTTTTCACAGCCTGCTTCATCCCAGTCATCTGCTGGATCATCTGCACATACATCAAAGAAAACGGCATTGATCTAATAAACGGATTAGAGACAAGCACCTCTATATATGTTCATTTTGTGTCCACTATGTTGAAGCATCACTGGCAGGATCTCCATGACCCTGTTCAAGATCTGCTGATGAGCCTCGGCCAGCTAGCAGAAAAAGGGATTCGGGAGAAGAAAGTGCTCTTTGAGGTCAAGGCAGTGAATGCAGATTTTGTAAATATTCCCTTCCTGTGCAAAATTCCTTTCAGGAAAAGGGTTCTTTCCCAACCAGAATTTATGTTGAGTTTTGTGCACCTGAGCTTTCAGGAGTTCTTCACAGCCCTGTACTATCTGCTGCTGGATGATGAAGAGTCCCAGAAGAAGACCAAAAGGTTGCTTCACTGTGAGGATGGAAGCCTTTCTACATGTGCAAGAGACATAAAATTACAGCACCTGCCCATTATTCGTTTTGTCTGTGGTCTCTGTAATAAGAATGTGAGCAGTGAATTCTCTCTTGATATGAATCTCAAACAGGTATCTCCTTCCATAAAAACTCTGCTGAAGAAATGGATACTACAAAGTATCGCTGAGTGTGGTCACAAGCGTGAAGGAAAAGTGGGTGAAGGAATAGTGTTCATCTTCCACTGTCTCTATGAGCTACACGAAGAAGACTTTGTTAAGGAAGCTATCAAAGGCTTGGAAGAAATAAATCTGGGCATTACATTCCTGACCACCACAGACTGCTGGGTTCTGCTCTACTGCCTCCAATGCTGTCAGCGAATCAGAAACTTGAATCTTGCGCAGTGCTGTGGAATAACAGCTGACAAGTTGCGAATGCTTCAGCCTGCACTCTGCAGATGTGAGAAGTTATG TTTACTTCTGGAAGAACTGAATGACGCTGATGTCAATGACCTGGTTTTGGCACTGGGAGAAGGAAATACACTCAGATATTTACG CCAGAAGAAAGGTGCACTTTCAGAACATAGTATGAAGCTGGTTCTCGACACtctaaacaaacagaaaagacTGGGTGCAATTGAGCTCTTAATCAAGAGCATTTCCATTGAGACTGCACTCCAGCTCCTAAATACTGAAGTAACAAGCATGAG GCTGAAGGTGAACGAAGACTGTGATGACAGTGTCTGCTCAAGTCTCTACGTGTCCAACAGTGATGGAGAATTCAG GATGAACATAATTAAGTACAGTCCAGGAACTCCACCCTCTCTGTCGAGAGTCTTCCTTACCTGCCTAAACCCTGAGATATCTGGCACTAACTGGAAAGAATTCTTACAAGTATTTCACAAAATAAACAGCTCATCAGAAAT TTGTGCTGAGTTCGAGGAGCATCTGTCTTCTCttatgtgttttctgaggtcagTGAATGGTCTGAGGGAAATTGATCTGGATGTGTTAAGTTTAAATGAGATGTGGTTTTCCTGCCTCCTCTCCATCATCCAGACCTGCCACACGCTACATAAAGTCAA AGTTAAAACGAAGAAGAATATTAATGAAGAGTGTGTCTGCTCTTCACTCTCTATGGCAAGAAAGGACTGTGATTTCAT gctGAAAATTTGCGGATACAGCCGTCCACCCACTGAACCTTCACTGGCAACAATTTTCCTCATCACCCCACACGCTAACCTGTCCACGACCAACTGGAAAGGCATCTTACAACCACTGCACAAAATAAACCACTCAACAGAAGT ATGTGCTGAGTTTCAGGAGGGTTTATCTTCTCTGCTGTGTTTCCTGGTGTCAGTGAAGGGTCTGAGGGAGATTAATCTGGATTTGTTCAGGTTGACTGAGAGATGGTCTTCCTACGTCCTCTCCGTAATCCAGACCTGCCCAACCCTACAAACAGTCAA GGTGTCCACTGATATGTGGAATGGATTATTACTAGAAGAAGGAATCATGTTCCTGCAAAAATCACAGAAACGCTCAGACTGCACCCTCACGGTCTTTGG GATGAGATGCCAGAAACAAACTGATAAATGCACACTGGATGTCAAGGGAAAGTATATGATGGATCTCAACTGCAACCAAAATGTGAAGCTTAAGTTCTAA
- the LOC136679750 gene encoding caspase b-like isoform X2 translates to MANQVRVQEVLLRALEDLNADELKRFQWHLVQGVLDGYPPLPKAKLEGVSVQETVNQLMQVYDDKDAMRVAEITLKRMNQNQLARILTEALVKGFIQHRVELNKGDDILP, encoded by the exons ATGGCGAATCAGGTGCGTGTGCAGGAGGTTCTGCTGAGGGCTCTGGAGGACTTAAATGCTGATGAACTGAAAAGGTTCCAGTGGCACCTGGTGCAGGGTGTTTTGGATGGTTACCCACCTCTCCCCAAAGCCAAGttggagggggtgtcagtccaAGAGACCGTTAACCAGCTGATGCAGGTGTACGATGATAAAGATGCCATGCGTGTTGCTGAGATTACACTGAAGCGAATGAACCAAAACCAGCTGGCCCGCATCCTGACTGAGGCTCTGGTCAAAG GATTCATTCAGCATCGAGTGGAGCTCAATAAAGGAGATGACATCCTGCCCTGA